In the genome of Tissierellales bacterium, the window TAAATCTGATTTTGGAACTGTAAATTCAGATTTGAATTTTAATAAAGTCTATGTAAAATCTTCGGAATCTATAGATGCAACCATCGGTAATGGAGATCATGATATAAATGTAACTTCTTCAACTGGTACTATAGATATTCATTAATTTTTAATCATATCAATACAAAAAGCATACTGAAACAAGTAAATAGAAACTTGCTTCAGTATGCTTTTATACATTTTTTCATCCATTCTATAACGTTACTTCATAAGTTTTTTTCATAACGTCTATAGATGCCATAACTAACTCTTCTAAAACAGATATGTCTATATCGTCTATTTTCTTTATATACAAGCACGATTTCCCTAATTTATATTTCCCAAGTCTTGAAAGTATCTCTTCAAAATTCTCAAAACCAGACATAATATAAATGGTTAAACTCTGTTTTCTAGGTGAGAACCCTGTTAGTAGCCAATCTCCTTCGCGCTTCGTAGCATATACGTAGTGATAACTTCCAAAACCAACTATACTATCTCCCCACATTACAGGATCTAATTTAGTCCACTTCCTAAACATATCTAAAAGCAAAAATGAATATTCTCTCTTCTTTTTTGGTTCTATTCTATTCAAAAAATCCTCAACACTAAGGTCGCTTGGTTTAGTTTTTAGCTCCGTCATCACTATTCTCCCTCTTTGCACTTTGATTTGCATAATTTTATAAATTCGCTTTCCGAAATTGGTTTACTAAACAAATACCCTTGTATATAATCACATCCCTGTTCTTTTAGATACTCAAGCTGTGATTCTTCCTCTACGCCTTCTGCTATGACATTAATTTGAAGTCCCTTAGCCATTGCAATCATAGCGGATACTATTAGGTCATTGCTAACATCTACATGAATATCATCTATAAAGCTCTTGTCTATCTTTATATAATCTATCATCATTTTACGAAGTTCTGCTAATGACGAATGCCCAGTTCCAAAATCATCCATAGATAATCGGAATCCTGATTCCTTTAATTTTTTAAACACAGACTTCGAATGTGATATCTCTTCCATTGAAACACTTTCAGTTATTTCAAACTTTATTTCATGAGGTTTTATGCCATATTCTTTGACTATATGTTCCACCCTATCTACAAATATGTCATCTCTAAGCTGCACTCCTGAAATATTTATAGATATAACTGGGACGTTTTTTCTTTCATTACAAGTGGAGAGCAATCTGCAAACAGACTCTATAACCCAATATCCAATCTCTATTATCACACCACTTTGCTCTGCTATCGGAATAAATACACTTGGCGGTATTTTCTCATCTAAATTCTTACAATCCCATCGTAAGAGAGCTTCTGCAGCATATAGATTTTCACCAGAAGTATCGTATATAGGTTGATACACCAATTCAAATTCATCTTTTTCAAGTGCTATTTCTAAAGCGTTGCTAATCCTCACAGTTTCTTCCATATCTTCAAGCATATCTTCTTTAAATATGCAATAAGGCGACTTAAATGTCTTCTTACAATGATACATAGCAATATATGCATATCTAAGCAATTCTGAAACTTTATCACCATGTTCTGGGCAAATAGATATCCCGATACTGGCCTTTAATAAAAAATGCTTGTCCTTTACCATTATTGGCATTTCAACTCGCTTAACAATATCATCAAGTTGCTGACTCAATAATTTTGTGTTTTCACACAAAATCATAAACTCATCTCCTCCAAGCCTTATCAAGTTTTTCTCATCTCTGACAAGTGAATGGAGACGACTTGCAAGTATTTTTAGCACCTCATCACCATATTCATGACCAGCTGTATCGTTTATATATTTAAATCTGTCTAAGTCTATGAATATGAGGGCAAACTCTGAATTGTCTTTTTTATGTTTTGCTATCATCTGCTCTATTCTATAATGACCAAATCTTCTATTGTACGTATCCGTCAAATCATCCTTATTAGCGAGCATCTCAAGTTCGATATTTGAATCTTCCAATCTATTTCGAATAACTCCTGCAACAAATGCAAATATTCCTAAAAACAGTGGCGCCGTATCTATCATCAATAAAAGAGGCACACTCTTGTGTAAAAGTTCTACAGTATGGATGTTTAATGGCAACTCAAATCTGATTACTTCAAATAGAATCGCTCCTATCGGAAATAAACATCCAAACAATATACCTACCAAGGTGTACCTGAATATAATATGCTTTTCTCTTTCTATGTTCATAAAATCAACCTTCTTTTCTAGATCATTTCCTATTCTCTGTGTAATTTTGTAAAATACAGGTTTTTACTATTCTACCCTATTTTAAATTTTTTATCCACAAAGATAGACATTTTAATCATTTTGTCCAGAAGGTCTCTCTTTTATTACTTGACCAAATAAGTTGTTTTTTTATTTAATTAAATCTCTAGCCAGTGCCTTACATTTTTCAATATCTTCATCCTCTGGTGTTAAATGAACATTTAGCCCTTCAGCTTTCATGATAGCACCTTTAGATTCCATTCTCTCTTGCCAGTCTCTAATCCACTGTCCATCTCCCCAGTCATAAGATCCAAACAATACCACATTTTTATCCTTCACATCTATCGCATCTACATAATCATCCATAACTGTTTCAAGCTCTTCAGCTCCCATTGAAGGACAACCAAGTGCTACAAATGAAGACCCCTTAACCATATCTGCATTCGCTTCTTCTACATCACTAATATCTACACTCTTACCATTTGCTAAAAGTTCTTGTTCTAACGCCTCTGCCATCATTTTTGTGTTTCCAGTCCCACTCCAATAAATAATACTTACATCAGCCATATTGCTTCCTCCTTTTTAATAATGATTATGATTATCATTTTCGTATTTATACTAACATATTTTTCCTACCATGTAAAGTTATTTTGCAATTATTTCTCTTCTTTTAATATCAACTATTATTTAGAATTACCAAAAATAGTATTTTCATTGTTACTGTCGATTTTTCATCTCCTGTGCTATAATAAGTCGAGGTGATTGTTTATGAAAGTTTCAATAAAAAAATATATTTTTAGCTCTGGCGGGTTTGTAATAATTTTTGGTATAGTATTTTTTATAATTATGCTATCTACTAATCTATCAAAGTTTTCAGATGCTATGCTTAGATTTGAAGTTCCGTCAACTCAAACACTTGATTTGATGCCTGGAACCTATACTATTTATCATGAATATAAAACATTTTTCAAAAATATACACTACGATCAAAAAGGTATGAACCTTGAGCATTTAAATCTAGAATTACTGGATTCTTCTAGTACTAACATTCCTCTAGATTATTCAAATACGTATAGTCGCTACTCGTTTAAACATAGAACTGGATATAGTATTGCAAATTTCAGTATCGAAAATCAAGGTATATATACTTTTAATGCATCATTCGATGATAATTCTAATACTAAAATCATATGTTCTATAGGACGAGGTGTATTTGAAAATTTATTTAAAACTATTACTACTAGTGTTTTCGTTTTGATTACCTGTTTTGTAGCTGGTTTCGCAATGATTAGACGAAAAATATATAAAACTAAGAAATACTAATCCTTTTTTAATAAAACTTTAATATTTTGCTAAGGTTATTCTTAAGTACAATATATATAATTTAAGCATAACTAAGAATCACAAGGAGGCTCTATTATGTTTAGGAAAATTCTTCATCATATATGTACTTGTTTTGCAAGCTTGATCGTTATTCCATTGCTTGGTGGAATTGGAATAGCTTTTATCGGTGGTGGACTTGCTTGTATTGGGCTTGGTTTTTCAAAACTGCTCTATGAACTACCTGGCATAAGATTATCGTTTTTTATGGTTGAAATTCCAAGATTTCTAGCTCTTCCTGTAGCTGGTGCTCTAGGATTTACTCTTATTCTATTAGGTTATTTATCTTTTGGACTATTAAAGAAATATTTTACATTGGTCTATGGAAGTAAAATTTTAAATCAAATTTAATAGCCAAAAGTAAACGCTATGATGGTGTTGTTTTGGCGCTTTATACTTAAATTCAAAATCCCTATCGGGATTTTTTTATTTCCTCTTATATTCCACCAAATATTGTGGTATAATAACTAACGGCACGCTATCTAGTGTATTTCACGATAAGACTGTCAAAGGAGATCTAAAATGGAACAATTTATATCTACTCAAGCAAATCAGTACAAAAATGAAGGACAGGTGAACAATATGGCTATTGTAATCGATGGTATTATCGGTGCTGGTAAAAGTACCGTTGGAAAGTTTTTAAATCAAGAATTGGGATTGCCTTTATACGAAGAATTAAAGGAAGATGGTAAGGAAAATACGCTTGCACAACGTATGTTGGATCGTTTTTATGCAGATCAAGCAAGATGGAGCGCAATAATTCAAGTTATGTTTTTAAATGATCGTTTTAGAGATATCAAAAAAATAGATGCATCTGGCGATCTCGCTATCATAGATAGGTCTATCTACGGCGATGAAATATTTGCTAAAACTATACATGACAGGGGTCAAATGACAACAGATGAATTTACTATATACAGAGATTTACTTTACAATATGCTTCAGCATATAAACGTCCCAGATGTCTTAGTCTACATAGATGTTACAATAGATACTGCAATGGATAGAATCAAAAAACGTTCACGTTCAACAGAAGGAGATGCCATTCCTAGAGATTATATGGAAGATCTTCACCGAAACTACGAAGCATGGTTCGAAGCATTTAATCTATGTCCTAAAGTCAGAATAGACTTTAATGAATGTTGCTTAGAAGAAAATGGCGAAATGAAAGAAAGCATGAAAGCTAAAATCTTGGAAGCTATAAAACCATATATTTAAAGTGTTAGTGGGAACCTAGGTTCCCACTATTTTTTTGTATTAAATTTTGATTGTTTTTATACTTTCGATTCTTTAATTTACATGTTGAAATTATAAGGTAAACTTTTTCAAAAAGTAACTATAGTTACTTTTCACATATGTTACTAATCACAGTTGTTTCTATTTTTTAAGTGCATTACATTTTATTACAAATTTCCCTTAACATTTTCTTTGAATTGTGGTATAGTTTTTATAATTACTATTTGAAAGGAGTTTATTGAATTATTATGTCTATGAAATCGAAAAATAACAAACTTTTAGAAACTATAAATACAAAAAAGAATACCTCTATTTTGATTATTGTAATTTTAACTGTTCTATGCTGCAGGCAGCATTTTCTAAATTCTAAAATAGATGAACTAAAAAGACGAAATATCACAACACTAGATTATCAATTAATGACGTGGCTAAACGATGAACTTAAAAGAGAACATTGGCTAGAAGATCCTGAATATATAAATACTCTAAAAGATGTAAATTCATTACTAGGAGAAAACGCTCTTTCCCATAATGCTAAGAGATATTCTAGAATGTTAAAACAAGATTTAAATCCAGAATTCAAATTTGATAAATCTGGACCACTTGAAATAATTTCAAATTTTTACAGGGTGGTAGAATAATGTCAAAATACTCTCAATTTAAAATTTTCATTAAAAATAATTTTTTATTTGTATTGATAGTTTCACTTTCCTTTACACTTTTATTTGAACTTTGTTTTACTCGTCAAAAAATAATTGAATTAGATAATGCTAGCTTTAAATACAGTACTGGCCTTGTAAAAATAATTGAAAAAGAAGTCGTTAGAAATGAATATATGAGTGATAAAGATTCTAAAATCGAAAAACTTAGGCGAATTGGTTCTAAAAATGCTATTGATTGTTCTAGTAGTTTATATGATTTAAATTCAA includes:
- a CDS encoding DUF1801 domain-containing protein; the protein is MTELKTKPSDLSVEDFLNRIEPKKKREYSFLLLDMFRKWTKLDPVMWGDSIVGFGSYHYVYATKREGDWLLTGFSPRKQSLTIYIMSGFENFEEILSRLGKYKLGKSCLYIKKIDDIDISVLEELVMASIDVMKKTYEVTL
- a CDS encoding bifunctional diguanylate cyclase/phosphodiesterase, with the protein product MNIEREKHIIFRYTLVGILFGCLFPIGAILFEVIRFELPLNIHTVELLHKSVPLLLMIDTAPLFLGIFAFVAGVIRNRLEDSNIELEMLANKDDLTDTYNRRFGHYRIEQMIAKHKKDNSEFALIFIDLDRFKYINDTAGHEYGDEVLKILASRLHSLVRDEKNLIRLGGDEFMILCENTKLLSQQLDDIVKRVEMPIMVKDKHFLLKASIGISICPEHGDKVSELLRYAYIAMYHCKKTFKSPYCIFKEDMLEDMEETVRISNALEIALEKDEFELVYQPIYDTSGENLYAAEALLRWDCKNLDEKIPPSVFIPIAEQSGVIIEIGYWVIESVCRLLSTCNERKNVPVISINISGVQLRDDIFVDRVEHIVKEYGIKPHEIKFEITESVSMEEISHSKSVFKKLKESGFRLSMDDFGTGHSSLAELRKMMIDYIKIDKSFIDDIHVDVSNDLIVSAMIAMAKGLQINVIAEGVEEESQLEYLKEQGCDYIQGYLFSKPISESEFIKLCKSKCKEGE
- a CDS encoding flavodoxin domain-containing protein; the encoded protein is MADVSIIYWSGTGNTKMMAEALEQELLANGKSVDISDVEEANADMVKGSSFVALGCPSMGAEELETVMDDYVDAIDVKDKNVVLFGSYDWGDGQWIRDWQERMESKGAIMKAEGLNVHLTPEDEDIEKCKALARDLIK
- a CDS encoding deoxynucleoside kinase yields the protein MEQFISTQANQYKNEGQVNNMAIVIDGIIGAGKSTVGKFLNQELGLPLYEELKEDGKENTLAQRMLDRFYADQARWSAIIQVMFLNDRFRDIKKIDASGDLAIIDRSIYGDEIFAKTIHDRGQMTTDEFTIYRDLLYNMLQHINVPDVLVYIDVTIDTAMDRIKKRSRSTEGDAIPRDYMEDLHRNYEAWFEAFNLCPKVRIDFNECCLEENGEMKESMKAKILEAIKPYI